One window from the genome of Hydra vulgaris chromosome 02, alternate assembly HydraT2T_AEP encodes:
- the LOC105846588 gene encoding early endosome antigen 1 translates to MNYTNSMKVSVNGKKYFISGIQKYTSHKEILCAIAKVTQSSNREIEGEEGKPQKVFNTVNAIKRNVSIEKAIQVKQDYVDNQNNSIETFNTSAIDTGIRKKLCKKNQSKERPIQSSKKKSRKAEDKHLKRSDQVVTFHNSTGERKILKVKNKKSSNLEYTVKVSQKLEKENRFRKSQQKHKNSLEISNNDFNRPVFSENFQIQKLNKKVKKKTRKKTAWMNDFKNSTHIYYVDGKSNLEEDQKMMSETTLNYQVEKDSGLPSPDFNSCESQDQIKANRFSISHINIEQLFLDQLASIENERCKPPDNNTDVNKTFIKINNDKKVDSLYIQTEENNIYINAIDLSSKNNIDTSLSKATQNDNVNISSKYENLKQLLPTDSFTDQPCEDFLLKIEPSFRIQNIPNTFLDLNENVVGHTDQSKNILFNEQTISDSTENYMMHDKKKVFKTDISHPVLMSPETIRKQKSLRKLQAVFGEDVSSTLLQMADKSNLNFIEKNNELNKKKKKVNRTKILKQNIKVSKEKSNEPEYVSKNLFHEKPASEVLEYNVFRKKDKSKKSKPVKQKKEFIKVELLNNPAIACDNDVNTCSEKMSGHLPKCEIDQNRTSDEYDKNMLKICSNNKKTSESQHEEMDKVINTNKQNGDDRLSSEIDVLVPVIESDTEINSLEQQLIEATLSLLYIEEQTLDLNLIISYLTDELQSINKAEKQSLDEIERIIFKDLKDILGLLKSVTDLNTYQRQEMVTNMNVIDKLDQELRVKKAAIENLRSGSWRTNSYCAPRSLLRKSKKKVGGGLYDKKFSFV, encoded by the coding sequence ATGAATTATACAAACTCGATGAAAGTTTCGGTGAatggaaaaaagtattttatatcagGAATTCAGAAATATACTTCGCACAAAGAAATACTGTGCGCGATAGCCAAAGTTACTCAATCGTCTAACAGAGAAATTGAGGGGGAGGAAGGAAAACCCCAAAAAGTTTTCAATACAGTAAACGctattaaaagaaatgttaGTATAGAAAAAGCTATTCAAGTAAAGCAAGATTACGtagataatcaaaataattctATTGAAACTTTTAATACCTCAGCTATAGATAcgggaattagaaaaaaattatgtaagaaaAATCAATCAAAGGAACGACCAATTcaaagcagtaaaaaaaaaagtcgtaaAGCAGaagataaacatttaaaacgaAGCGACCAAGTAGTAACTTTTCACAATTCTACTGGCGaacgaaaaatattaaaagttaaaaacaagaaaagctCTAACTTAGAGTATACTGTAAAAGTTAgccaaaaattagaaaaagaaaaccGTTTTCGTAAGTcgcaacaaaaacataaaaattctcTTGAAATTAGCAATAATGATTTTAATCGTCCagttttttctgaaaactttcagattcaaaaactaaacaaaaaagtaaaaaaaaaaacgcgaaAGAAAACAGCTTGGATGAACGATTTCAAAAACTCCACCCATATTTATTATGTGGACGGTAAAAGTAACCTTGAAGAAGATCAGAAAATGATGAGCGAAACGACTCTAAACTATCAAGTCGAAAAAGATAGTGGTTTACCTTCACCAGACTTTAATTCATGTGAATCCCAGGatcaaataaaagcaaatagaTTTTCTATATCTCACATTAATATCGAACAGTTATTTTTAGACCAACTTGCTAGTATTGAAAACGAGCGCTGTAAACCCCCCGATAATAATACAGAtgtaaataaaacgtttattaaaatcaataacgataaaaaagtAGATAGTTTGTATATTCAAACCGAAGagaacaatatttatataaatgctaTAGATCTAAGTTCAAAGAATAATATTGACACTTCACTCAGTAAGGCCACTCAAAATGATAATGTAAACATTTCTagcaaatatgaaaatttgaaACAACTATTGCCTACAGATTCTTTTACAGATCAACCTTGCGaagactttttattaaaaattgaaccGTCATTTCGTATTCAAAATATTCCAAATACTTTTCTGGACTTAAATGAAAACGTAGTTGGCCACACCgatcaaagtaaaaatattttgtttaacgaGCAAACAATTTCTGATTCAACGGAAAATTATATGATGcacgataaaaaaaaagtttttaagacaGATATATCTCATCCTGTTTTGATGAGTCCAGAGACAATTCGTAAACAAAAAAGCTTAAGAAAACTTCAAGCAGTTTTTGGCGAAGATGTTTCTAGTACGCTATTGCAAATGGCGGATAAGTCAAACTtgaattttatagaaaaaaataacgaactaaataagaaaaagaaaaaagtaaatcgtacaaaaatattaaaacaaaacattaaggTGTCTAAAGAAAAGTCTAACGAACCTGaatatgtttctaaaaacttATTTCACGAAAAACCTGCGTCAGAGGTTTTAGAGTATAACGTTTTtcgaaaaaaagataaaagtaaaaaatcgaAGCCTGTTAAACAGaaaaaagagtttataaaaGTGGAATTATTAAACAACCCTGCAATCGCCTGTGATAATGATGTTAACACTTGTTCAGAAAAAATGTCAGGCCATTTACCAAAGTGTGAAATTGATCAAAACCGAACATCCGACGAATACGATAAAAACATGCTTAAAATCtgttcaaataacaaaaaaacaagcgAAAGCCAACACGAAGAAATGGACAAAGTAATTAATACTAATAAACAAAATGGCGATGATAGATTATCTTCTGAAATTGATGTTTTAGTACCAGTTATAGAGTCTGACACTGAAATAAACAGCTTAGAACAACAGTTAATTGAAGCTACCTTATCTTTACTTTACATCGAAGAGCAGactttagatttaaatttaataatatcttaTCTTACAGACGAGTTACAATCAATTAATAAGGCAGAAAAGCAAAGTCTCGACGAAatagaaagaattatttttaaagatttaaaagacaTCTTAGGTTTACTTAAGTCTGTCACTGACTTGAATACTTATCAACGACAAGAAATGGTTACGAATATGAACGTAATAGATAAATTAGACCAAGAATTAAGGGTAAAAAAAGCTGCGATTGAGAACTTGAGAAGTGGAAGTTGGAGGACTAACTCATATTGCGCTCCTAGATCTTTGCTTagaaaatcaaagaaaaagGTCGGAGGAGGACTATAcgataaaaagtttagttttgtttaa